Proteins encoded in a region of the Luteimonas viscosa genome:
- a CDS encoding LacI family DNA-binding transcriptional regulator, protein MEGGVSVTIKDVARRANVSVATVSRALNGHQNVAEAVRERVLRIADELRYSPHHAARSLSSRRTQTIGVVLPDLYGEFFSELMRGIDQVARERGLHLLVSSYHGNPREQGVALRTMRGRVDGLLLMSPFAEGADALAGDLPPTMPAVLMNSALTPGVHASVGIDNHGGAMAMMRHLLQAGHRRIAFIGGPDDNFDARERLRGYRDALAEGAPGIEPRVLAGDFDEASGHRAGQALLAAAERPDAVFAANDMMALGCLFALSQAGLRVPDDIALAGFDDIPLSRYVHPPLTTMRVEIAELGARAIGTLLDPDAGAPGGARRHELLTPELVVRRSSGVNAGAT, encoded by the coding sequence TTGGAGGGCGGGGTGAGCGTCACCATCAAAGACGTTGCACGACGCGCGAATGTCTCGGTGGCAACGGTTTCGCGCGCCCTGAACGGCCATCAGAACGTCGCCGAGGCGGTGCGCGAGCGGGTGCTGCGCATTGCCGACGAGCTGCGCTACAGCCCGCATCACGCGGCCCGCAGCCTGAGCAGCCGGCGCACCCAGACCATCGGCGTGGTGTTGCCGGACCTGTACGGGGAATTCTTTTCCGAACTGATGCGCGGCATCGACCAGGTCGCGCGCGAACGCGGCCTGCATCTGCTGGTGTCGAGCTACCACGGCAATCCCCGCGAGCAGGGCGTGGCGCTGCGCACGATGCGCGGGCGGGTCGACGGGCTGCTGCTGATGTCGCCATTCGCCGAGGGGGCGGACGCGCTTGCCGGCGACCTCCCGCCGACCATGCCGGCGGTGCTGATGAACTCGGCGCTCACGCCCGGCGTGCATGCCTCGGTCGGCATCGACAACCACGGCGGCGCCATGGCGATGATGCGCCACCTGCTGCAGGCCGGGCACCGGCGCATCGCCTTCATCGGCGGCCCCGACGACAATTTCGATGCCCGCGAACGCCTGCGCGGCTATCGCGACGCGCTTGCGGAAGGCGCGCCCGGCATCGAGCCCCGGGTGCTGGCGGGCGACTTCGACGAGGCCTCCGGGCACCGTGCCGGGCAGGCGCTGCTGGCGGCCGCAGAACGACCGGATGCGGTCTTCGCCGCCAACGACATGATGGCCCTGGGATGCCTGTTCGCGCTGAGCCAGGCGGGCCTGCGCGTGCCCGACGACATCGCGCTCGCCGGTTTCGACGACATTCCGCTTTCGCGGTACGTACACCCGCCGCTCACGACCATGCGCGTGGAGATTGCCGAACTGGGGGCGCGCGCGATCGGAACCCTGCTCGATCCGGACGCCGGGGCTCCGGGGGGGGCTCGGCGACACGAACTGCTGACCCCGGAACTCGTCGTAAGAAGGTCCAGTGGCGTGAATGCCGGTGCCACATAG
- a CDS encoding glycoside hydrolase family 3 N-terminal domain-containing protein encodes MKRASSRLRTRPVLSGLLAAALAAPIAWAAPPPPGTSAGDLAAERAFVDALMARMTLAEKLGQLNQPPAVGNNTGPAAMAGSEDQVRSGAIGSWLGTHGAELTCRLQRIAVEESRLGIPLLYAYDVIHGMRTTFPVPLGEASSFDPDEARNAARVAAVEATAHGVHWTYAPMVDIARDPRWGRVVEGAGEDPYLGAVFAAARVRGFQGDDLAAPDTLLATAKHFVGYGAAEGGRDYNIAEIPERTLREVYLPPFEAAVDAGAQSIMAAFNEVGGVPMHAHKPLIQDLLRAQWGWDGVLVSDYTGVLELVEHGVAADREAAGRLGLAAGVDVDMVSNIYLKDLPAAVEAGRVPMAEVDASVRRVLNAKFRLGLFEDPYRYCKDPARQQAMTLTPEHRAAARRMAQKSMVLLENEGEVLPLSKSLGTLAVIGPLADEPWAMLGNWVGIGRPQDAVTPLAALKQALGDRTKLVVAKGADIDSDDTSGFERAVRAARSADAVVMFLGEHPEMSAEANNRTSLDLPGVQEQLALAVAATGKPVVVVLLNGRPLSTGALQGEVPAILEAWFPGIEGGNAIVDVLFGDVNPSGKLPVTVPRNVGQVPIYYAHRNTGRPPDKDNKYTSKYIDVPWTPLYPFGHGLSYTTFRYDPPAVARATLPGDDLAQQVSVRVTNTGKRAGTEVVQLYVRDDVASVTRPVRQLRGFRRVELQPGESRVVTFELGHDDFAMYDLDMKRVVEPGTFTVFAGGDSQASQSARFEVEAP; translated from the coding sequence ATGAAGCGCGCCAGTTCCCGTCTCCGCACCCGTCCCGTCCTGTCCGGACTGCTCGCCGCCGCACTGGCCGCGCCGATCGCATGGGCCGCCCCGCCGCCGCCGGGGACCTCCGCCGGCGACCTCGCCGCGGAACGCGCCTTCGTCGACGCGCTGATGGCCCGGATGACGCTGGCGGAAAAGCTCGGCCAGCTCAACCAGCCGCCGGCCGTGGGCAACAACACCGGTCCCGCGGCGATGGCCGGCAGCGAGGACCAGGTGCGCAGCGGCGCGATCGGCTCCTGGCTCGGCACCCACGGCGCAGAGCTGACCTGTCGCCTGCAGCGCATCGCGGTAGAGGAGTCGCGGCTCGGCATCCCGTTGCTGTACGCCTACGACGTGATCCACGGCATGCGCACCACGTTCCCGGTGCCGCTGGGGGAAGCCTCGAGCTTCGATCCGGACGAGGCGCGCAACGCCGCGCGGGTGGCCGCGGTGGAAGCGACCGCGCACGGCGTGCACTGGACCTATGCGCCGATGGTCGACATCGCCCGCGACCCGCGCTGGGGTCGCGTGGTGGAAGGCGCCGGCGAGGACCCGTACCTCGGCGCCGTGTTCGCCGCCGCGCGCGTGCGCGGCTTCCAGGGCGACGACCTCGCCGCGCCGGACACCCTGCTCGCCACCGCCAAGCACTTCGTCGGCTACGGCGCGGCCGAGGGCGGGCGCGACTACAACATCGCCGAGATCCCCGAGCGCACCCTGCGCGAGGTCTACCTGCCGCCGTTCGAGGCCGCCGTCGACGCCGGCGCGCAGTCGATCATGGCTGCCTTCAACGAGGTGGGCGGGGTGCCGATGCACGCGCACAAGCCGCTGATACAGGACCTGCTGCGCGCGCAGTGGGGCTGGGACGGCGTGCTGGTCAGCGACTACACCGGCGTGCTGGAACTGGTGGAACACGGCGTGGCCGCCGACCGCGAAGCGGCCGGGCGCCTCGGCCTCGCCGCCGGCGTGGACGTGGACATGGTCAGCAACATCTACCTGAAGGACCTGCCCGCCGCGGTCGAGGCCGGCCGCGTGCCGATGGCGGAGGTGGATGCCTCGGTGCGGCGGGTGCTCAACGCCAAGTTCCGCCTCGGCCTGTTCGAGGATCCGTACCGCTACTGCAAGGATCCCGCGCGCCAGCAGGCGATGACGCTCACCCCCGAACATCGCGCCGCGGCGCGCCGGATGGCGCAGAAGTCGATGGTGCTGCTGGAGAACGAAGGCGAGGTGCTGCCGCTGTCGAAGTCGCTCGGCACGCTCGCGGTGATCGGTCCGCTGGCCGACGAGCCGTGGGCCATGCTCGGCAACTGGGTGGGCATCGGCCGTCCGCAGGACGCGGTGACGCCGCTCGCGGCGCTGAAACAGGCGCTCGGTGATCGCACGAAGCTGGTGGTCGCCAAGGGCGCCGACATCGACAGCGACGACACTTCGGGGTTCGAGCGGGCGGTGCGCGCCGCCCGCTCGGCGGATGCGGTGGTGATGTTCCTCGGCGAGCACCCGGAAATGAGCGCGGAAGCCAACAACCGCACCTCGCTCGACCTGCCGGGCGTGCAGGAGCAACTGGCGCTGGCGGTGGCCGCCACCGGCAAGCCCGTCGTCGTGGTGCTGCTCAACGGCCGGCCGCTCTCGACCGGCGCGCTGCAGGGCGAGGTGCCGGCGATCCTCGAAGCCTGGTTCCCTGGCATCGAGGGCGGCAACGCGATCGTCGACGTGCTGTTCGGCGACGTGAATCCCTCCGGCAAGCTGCCGGTGACGGTGCCGCGCAACGTGGGCCAGGTCCCGATCTACTACGCGCATCGCAACACCGGCCGCCCGCCGGACAAGGACAACAAGTACACGAGCAAGTACATCGACGTGCCGTGGACGCCGCTGTATCCGTTCGGCCACGGGCTGAGCTACACCACGTTCCGCTACGACCCGCCGGCCGTGGCGCGCGCCACGCTTCCGGGCGACGACCTGGCGCAACAGGTCAGTGTGCGCGTCACCAACACAGGCAAGCGCGCCGGCACCGAGGTGGTGCAGCTGTACGTACGCGACGACGTCGCCAGCGTCACCCGGCCGGTGCGCCAGCTGCGCGGATTCCGGCGTGTCGAACTGCAGCCGGGCGAATCGCGCGTGGTCACGTTCGAACTCGGCCACGACGATTTCGCCATGTACGACCTCGACATGAAGCGGGTGGTGGAGCCGGGCACGTTCACCGTGTTCGCCGGTGGTGACTCGCAGGCCTCGCAGTCGGCGCGGTTCGAGGTGGAGGCGCCGTGA
- a CDS encoding segregation and condensation protein A: MNQAAQDNAAQAPSHPQQQEMRLATVHGQPVLQIPQDLYIPPDALEVILEAFEGPLDLLLYLIRRQNLDILDIPVAEITRQYVEYIGVMQDLRFELAAEYLVMAAILAEIKSRMLLPRPASEEGEEDDPRADLVRRLQEYERFKQAAEDIDTLPRMERDTAPVAAFLSDRASVRLPPPVDLREMLLALHDVLKRAELLTSHAIRRDALSVRQRMGELLTRLEDGAFHRFEALFNPGEGKLGVVVTFLSLLELAKERLLDIVQEAPLAPIYLKSLATGRAADEPLEFASEFDDAPAPDDDA; this comes from the coding sequence ATGAACCAAGCCGCCCAGGACAACGCCGCGCAGGCGCCCTCCCATCCGCAGCAGCAGGAGATGCGGCTGGCGACGGTGCATGGCCAGCCGGTGCTGCAGATCCCGCAGGACCTGTACATCCCGCCGGATGCGCTGGAGGTGATCCTCGAGGCGTTCGAAGGCCCGCTCGACCTGCTGCTGTACCTGATCCGCCGCCAGAACCTCGACATCCTCGACATCCCGGTCGCCGAGATCACCCGCCAGTACGTCGAGTACATCGGCGTGATGCAGGACCTGCGCTTCGAACTCGCCGCCGAGTACCTGGTGATGGCCGCGATCCTGGCCGAGATCAAGTCGCGGATGCTGCTGCCGCGGCCGGCCAGCGAGGAAGGCGAGGAGGACGATCCGCGCGCCGACCTGGTGCGTCGCCTGCAGGAGTACGAGCGCTTCAAGCAGGCCGCCGAGGACATCGACACCCTGCCGCGCATGGAGCGCGACACCGCACCGGTCGCCGCCTTCCTGTCCGACCGCGCCTCGGTCAGGCTGCCGCCGCCGGTGGACCTGCGCGAGATGCTGCTGGCGCTGCACGACGTGCTCAAGCGCGCCGAGCTGCTCACCAGCCACGCGATCCGGCGCGATGCGCTGAGCGTGCGCCAGCGCATGGGCGAACTGCTCACCCGTCTCGAGGACGGCGCCTTCCACCGCTTCGAGGCGCTGTTCAATCCCGGCGAAGGCAAGCTGGGCGTGGTCGTGACCTTCCTCTCTCTCCTCGAGCTGGCCAAGGAACGCCTGCTCGACATCGTCCAGGAAGCACCGCTGGCGCCGATCTACCTCAAGTCGCTCGCCACCGGGCGCGCGGCCGACGAACCGCTGGAATTCGCCAGCGAGTTCGACGACGCCCCCGCGCCCGACGACGACGCCTGA
- a CDS encoding N(4)-(beta-N-acetylglucosaminyl)-L-asparaginase, whose amino-acid sequence MPLRRDFLRLLGLTAAFPALPAMSASDPASGPASGERPVVVSTWNFGEAANAAAWRVLEGRGSALDAVEAGARIPEADPDNHSVGLGGYPDRDGHVTLDACVMDHLGNLGSVACLEDIVHAVSVARRVMEKTPHVLLVGEGALQFALAEGFERQDLLTPEAAAAWRQWRETAEYRPQPNIERSNRYRMPGELPGGETNHDTIGILALDGAGHLAGACTTSGMAFKMRGRVGDSPISGAGLFVDGEVGAATATGVGEECLRICGSHTVVELMRHGRSPEQACREAVERIARRYPSGRDDLQMAFVALRNDGAVGGYSLQPGFSFAIRTATGSRVVEAPSLR is encoded by the coding sequence ATGCCTCTTCGCCGCGACTTCCTGCGCCTGCTTGGCCTGACCGCCGCCTTCCCCGCGCTTCCAGCCATGTCGGCGTCCGACCCGGCGTCCGGCCCGGCGTCCGGCGAGCGACCGGTCGTGGTGTCGACCTGGAACTTCGGCGAAGCGGCGAATGCCGCGGCATGGCGCGTGCTGGAAGGTCGCGGCAGCGCGCTCGACGCGGTCGAGGCCGGGGCGAGAATCCCCGAAGCCGATCCCGACAACCACTCGGTCGGCCTGGGCGGCTATCCGGACCGCGACGGCCACGTGACGCTCGATGCCTGCGTGATGGACCACCTCGGCAACCTCGGTTCCGTGGCCTGCCTGGAGGACATCGTGCACGCGGTGTCGGTGGCGCGCCGGGTGATGGAGAAGACTCCGCACGTGCTGCTGGTGGGCGAAGGCGCCCTGCAGTTCGCGCTGGCGGAGGGGTTCGAGCGGCAGGACCTGCTGACGCCCGAGGCGGCAGCGGCGTGGCGGCAGTGGCGCGAGACCGCCGAGTACCGCCCGCAACCGAACATCGAACGCAGCAACCGCTACCGCATGCCCGGCGAACTGCCGGGCGGCGAGACCAACCACGACACCATCGGCATCCTCGCGCTCGACGGCGCCGGGCACCTGGCCGGCGCCTGCACCACCAGCGGCATGGCGTTCAAGATGCGCGGCCGCGTCGGCGATTCGCCGATCAGCGGCGCGGGCCTGTTCGTCGACGGCGAGGTCGGCGCCGCCACCGCCACCGGCGTGGGCGAGGAATGCCTGCGGATCTGCGGCTCGCACACGGTGGTGGAACTGATGCGCCATGGGCGCTCGCCCGAGCAGGCCTGCCGCGAAGCGGTGGAACGCATCGCGCGCAGGTATCCGTCGGGGCGCGACGATCTGCAGATGGCCTTCGTCGCCTTGCGCAACGACGGGGCGGTGGGCGGCTATTCGCTGCAGCCGGGTTTCAGCTTCGCGATCCGGACCGCCACCGGTTCGCGCGTGGTGGAGGCTCCCAGCCTGCGCTGA
- the scpB gene encoding SMC-Scp complex subunit ScpB produces MDQQLINRIVEAALLASSQPLTVVQLNGLFPLDEPAPEGSLQAALETLQAEAAGRGIELVEVASGWRYQVQADVHPWVARLWTERQTKYTRATLETLALIAYRQPITRGEIEQVRGVATNSNIIKALEEREWIRVVGHRDMPGRPELLGTTKGFLDYFGLKRLDELPPLSELKDFGELEPQFEFDGPRAVGGIAAGGDDDGDAGSESQAANDAAEDDPDDDRVPAADQVDPLEPAAHDEDRDGQDESGDDAPDEAAFDEDPAGETPAAETSDPHAPDSDDGVDEDLQREVEAETDTHDTVRESAADPDALADDGDSTGARHD; encoded by the coding sequence ATGGATCAACAACTCATCAACCGCATCGTCGAGGCCGCACTGCTGGCCTCGAGCCAGCCGCTGACCGTGGTCCAGCTCAACGGCCTGTTCCCGCTCGACGAGCCGGCACCCGAGGGCAGCCTCCAGGCCGCGCTCGAAACGCTGCAGGCCGAAGCGGCCGGGCGCGGCATCGAGCTGGTCGAGGTCGCCTCCGGCTGGCGCTACCAGGTCCAGGCCGACGTCCACCCCTGGGTGGCGCGGCTGTGGACCGAGCGCCAGACCAAGTACACCCGCGCCACGCTCGAGACCCTGGCGCTGATCGCCTACCGCCAGCCGATCACCCGCGGCGAGATCGAGCAGGTCCGCGGCGTGGCGACCAACAGCAACATCATCAAGGCGCTGGAAGAGCGCGAGTGGATCCGCGTCGTCGGCCACCGCGACATGCCAGGCCGCCCGGAACTGCTCGGCACGACCAAGGGCTTCCTCGACTACTTCGGCCTCAAGCGGCTCGACGAGCTGCCGCCGCTGTCGGAACTCAAGGATTTCGGCGAACTGGAGCCGCAGTTCGAGTTCGACGGTCCGCGCGCGGTCGGTGGCATCGCCGCGGGCGGCGATGACGATGGCGATGCAGGCAGCGAAAGCCAGGCCGCCAACGATGCCGCGGAGGACGATCCGGACGACGATCGCGTGCCTGCCGCCGACCAGGTCGACCCGCTCGAACCCGCGGCCCACGACGAGGATCGCGACGGCCAGGACGAATCCGGAGACGACGCCCCCGACGAGGCCGCCTTCGATGAAGACCCGGCTGGCGAGACGCCCGCTGCCGAGACCAGCGATCCGCATGCACCCGATTCCGACGATGGGGTCGACGAAGACCTCCAGCGCGAAGTCGAAGCCGAAACCGACACCCACGACACCGTCCGCGAATCCGCGGCGGACCCAGACGCCCTCGCCGACGACGGCGACAGCACCGGAGCACGACATGACTGA
- a CDS encoding YciI family protein → MWYAIEGYDGEHALDRRKATRERHLERLATLRDLGRLLVAGPCPAIDAEDPGPAGFSGSIVIADFASLEEARAWADADPYVEAGVYTRVEVRPFRQVLP, encoded by the coding sequence ATGTGGTACGCGATCGAGGGCTACGACGGCGAGCATGCGCTCGACCGGCGCAAGGCGACGCGCGAGCGGCATCTCGAGCGCCTGGCGACGTTGCGCGATCTGGGCAGGCTGCTGGTCGCCGGCCCATGCCCTGCGATCGATGCGGAGGATCCCGGCCCGGCCGGATTCAGCGGCAGCATCGTGATCGCCGACTTCGCATCGCTGGAGGAGGCGCGCGCCTGGGCCGATGCCGATCCGTATGTCGAGGCCGGCGTCTACACGCGCGTCGAGGTGCGACCGTTCCGTCAGGTCCTCCCGTAG
- a CDS encoding pseudouridine synthase: protein MTEQHPAASRKLSLKRGEDKAAEAPRLEERLHKVLAQAGLGSRRALEQRIADGLVKVNGEVAQTGMSVKGGDRVEIDGRQFVASALAEPARVLMYNKPEGEVTTREDPEGRPTIFESLPALKGARWIAIGRLDINTTGLLLLTTDGELANAMMHPSYEVEREYVCRVRAPEGEETVSDKIVERLQRGVALEDGPAKFDEIKRIGGTDSNEWFQVLLKEGRNREVRRLWESQGCQVSRLKRIRYGKVSLPQTLLRGQSQELPDAQVEELRKELRLEEGPPPALTLLPVIGQRKAAKSTLHLTGDRRPQGYVNGHNTADEGRELRRFDHVREDRRGRGGKKPHGGLTVSGEQAAKQSQKPFKQRKQKGPQALPDGNPAAFRTWYVPEGVDTGPAGHRNADGRGPKKPFNKNRRGPGQGQGPGAGKGPRNQAARPYGHPDSAPTFPSDHASPDAFNPYARPRGPRPGGARPAGGQNRPKGPGKGPRPGGGNRGPRGGNR, encoded by the coding sequence ATGACTGAGCAACACCCCGCCGCCAGCCGCAAGCTGTCGCTCAAGCGCGGCGAAGACAAGGCCGCCGAAGCGCCGCGGCTCGAGGAGCGCCTGCACAAGGTGCTGGCGCAGGCCGGCCTGGGCTCGCGCCGCGCGCTCGAGCAGCGCATCGCCGACGGCCTGGTGAAGGTCAACGGCGAGGTCGCGCAGACCGGCATGTCGGTCAAGGGCGGCGACCGCGTCGAGATCGACGGCCGCCAGTTCGTCGCCAGCGCGCTGGCCGAACCGGCGCGCGTGCTGATGTACAACAAGCCCGAGGGCGAAGTCACCACGCGCGAGGATCCCGAAGGCCGCCCGACCATCTTCGAATCGCTGCCCGCGCTCAAGGGCGCGCGCTGGATCGCGATCGGGCGCCTGGACATCAACACCACCGGGCTGCTGCTGCTCACCACCGACGGCGAGCTGGCCAACGCGATGATGCATCCCTCCTACGAGGTCGAGCGCGAGTACGTGTGCCGCGTGCGCGCACCCGAGGGCGAGGAGACGGTGTCGGACAAGATCGTGGAACGCCTGCAGCGCGGCGTCGCGCTCGAGGACGGTCCGGCGAAGTTCGACGAGATCAAGCGCATCGGCGGCACCGATTCCAACGAATGGTTCCAGGTGCTGCTCAAGGAAGGCCGCAACCGCGAGGTACGCCGGCTGTGGGAATCCCAAGGCTGCCAGGTCAGCCGGCTCAAGCGCATCCGCTACGGCAAGGTCTCGCTGCCGCAGACGCTGTTGCGTGGGCAGTCGCAGGAACTGCCCGACGCCCAGGTAGAGGAACTGCGCAAGGAACTCAGGCTCGAGGAAGGTCCGCCGCCGGCGCTGACGCTGCTGCCGGTGATCGGACAGCGCAAGGCGGCCAAGTCCACCTTGCACCTGACCGGCGATCGTCGTCCGCAGGGCTACGTCAACGGCCACAACACCGCCGACGAGGGCCGCGAACTGCGCCGCTTCGACCACGTGCGCGAGGATCGCCGCGGCCGCGGCGGCAAGAAGCCGCATGGCGGCCTGACGGTGAGCGGCGAACAGGCGGCGAAGCAGTCGCAGAAGCCGTTCAAGCAGCGCAAGCAGAAGGGCCCGCAGGCGCTGCCCGACGGCAATCCCGCCGCATTCCGCACCTGGTACGTGCCCGAGGGCGTGGACACCGGCCCGGCCGGCCACCGCAATGCCGATGGCCGCGGACCGAAGAAGCCGTTCAACAAGAACCGCCGCGGCCCCGGGCAGGGACAGGGTCCGGGCGCCGGCAAGGGTCCCCGCAACCAGGCGGCGCGCCCCTATGGCCATCCGGACAGCGCGCCGACGTTCCCCTCGGACCATGCCTCGCCGGATGCGTTCAATCCCTACGCGCGTCCACGCGGACCGCGTCCCGGCGGAGCGCGACCGGCCGGCGGCCAGAACCGTCCCAAGGGTCCCGGCAAGGGGCCGCGCCCCGGCGGCGGCAATCGCGGGCCGCGCGGCGGCAATCGCTGA